ACCACACGCTCCAGAAAGAAGGTTGAACCCATGACCACCCAACCCCGCATCACCGACCCCCGCACCGACGCACTGCGCGCCGCTACCACCGATCAGACCTGGGACCTGCTGGTCATCGGGGGCGGCGCGTCCGGCCTGGGCACCGCCGTCGAGGCGGCCACACGCGGGTACCGTGTGCTGCTGCTCGAATCGCACGATTACGCCAAGGGCACCAGCAGCCGCTCGACCAAACTGGTACACGGCGGCGTGCGGTACCTCGCGCAGGGGAACGTGTCCCTGGTGCGCGAGGCGCTGCACGAGCGCGGCCTGCTCAAGCAGAACGCCCCTCACCTCGTGCATGACCTGGGCTTCCTGATCGCCGCGTACAAGTGGTGGGCCGCGCCCTTCTACGGCATCGGCCTGAAGATGTACGACCTGCTGGCCGGGAAACTGAACCTGAAAGCCAGCCGGTACGTGAACAAGGCCCAGGCGCTGGAACGCACGCCCACCCTGAAGAAGCAGGCGCTCAAGGGCGGCATCCTGTACTTCGACGGGCAGTTCGACGACGCCCGGCTGGCCATCACCCTGCTGCGCACCCTGGAAAACCACGGTGGCGTGGCCCTGAACCACGCGCCGGTCGTGGGCCTGATCAGGGAAGGCGGGAAGATCACGGGCGCCCGCTTCCGTGACCAGGAAACCGGGCAGGAGCACGCCGTGCACGCCCGCACCGTCGTGAACGCCACGGGCGTGTTCGTGGACGACGTGCGCCGCATGGAGAACCCGGCCGTGAAACCCATGCTCTCGCCCAGTCAGGGCGTGCACGTGGTCGTGGACCGCCGCTTCCTGCCGGGCGACAGCGCCATCATGGTGCCCCGCACCGACGACGGCCGCGTGCTGTTCGCCGTGCCCTGGCACGATCACGTGGTGATCGGCACGACCGACACGCCGCTGCCCGAGGCGAGCGTGGAGCCCCGCGCGCTGCCCGAGGAAGTTGAGTTCATCCTGAAGACGGCCGCGCAGTACCTGGACCCGGCCCCCACCCGCGCCGACGTGCGCAGCGTGTACGCCGGCCTGCGCCCCCTGGTGAAGGCGGCCGAGGGCACCGACACCAAGAGCCTGTCGCGTGATCACGTGATCCGCATCAGTGACGGCGGCCTGATCACCCTGACCGGCGGCAAGTGGACCACGTACCGCCGCATGGGCGAGGACACCGTGAACCGCGCCGCCGCGCAGGCCGGACTGCCCCAGCGCCTGAGCCTCACGGCTGGCCTGAAACTGCATGGGGCCGCCGCGCCCGACACGCATCAGGCAGATCACTGGCAGGTGTACGGCACGGACGCCGCGCACATCCAGGCGCTGCCCGGCGCGGACACGCCCCTGCACCCGGAGTTGCCCTACACCGAGGCGGAGGTCCGCTGGGCCGCCCGCGCCGAGCAGGCCCGCACCGCCGAGGACGTGCTGTCGCGCCGCCTGCGCGCCCTGCTGCTGAACGCCCGTGCCAGCATCGAGGCCGCGCCGCGCGTGACAGCCATCCTGGCCGAGGAACTCGGCCGGGACGCCGCGTGGCAGGACGCGCAGGTTCAGGCGTACAGGGAACTGGCCAGCGGGTACGTGCTGAACTGACCGGCCCTGCGAGCAACGGCAGGACCGCCCCCTGGCAGCGACCAGGGTGGAAAGAAAGACAGGAGGGCGGCGGATCAGGCATGGTCCGTCGCCTTCACCGTGCCGGACAGCGGCGTGCCCCGTCACCTGTTGCGGATTCCGTCTGTTTCGTTGACGACCCGGCACAGCACCAGGCTGCCCATCTCCAAGGCCGGAATCCACTTCTCTCCTGTTCGCATCCGCCGGGTTTGGACAACAGTTCAATCCTTCAGGCGGAGCCCATATGACCCCGCACCCAGTAGCGTGCGGCAGGCAGGGCAACATCCTGTCTGCCGCTTGGGTATGCTGCGGTACTCATGCTTCCGCAGACGCCGCATCAACCGACCTCCCGCGCGCAGGAACCGCTGCGCCGCCGGGTATACGTGGCCGTGTGTCTGCTGGCCGCGGCGGCGCTGCTGGTGATCGTCCTGACTGATCTGGGGCGCGGTCAGGTCGAGCCCGGCACGGCGGCCGGACTGGCGCTGTGCCTGGGCGTGGCGGGCCTGCTACAGTTCTCGCGCCTGCCGTGGCTGCTGGTGGATTACACCGTGCTGCTGGGCGCGTCGGGTATCGTGGTCACGCAACTGCTGCACCTGCTGGGCACCCAGGAACCCATCCCGCTGCGCACGTACTTTCCCGGCGTGTTCCTGGTGATCGCGGCATTCAGCGTGCTGCCAGTCCGCGCCGCGCTGGCCTACACGGCTGCGCTGCTGGCCATCTTCGCGGGTCTGTCGGTCGCCACGGGCAGTGACGTGGTCCTGCTGGGCGAGTTGACGCTGGCTTCCCTGCTGATCGCTCACCTGTCGTACTTCGGGCGGCAGGTCAGCGCCGAACGCGCCCGCTCCGAGGAGCAGTACCGCCTGTCGCGCACCGACGTCCTGACCGGACTGGAGAACCGGCGCGGCATGTACGAACGCATTCAGCAGGCGTTCTCACGCAGCCTGAACAGCGAGGGGGCGGAGTTCACGGTCATGCTGGCCGACATCGACTACTTCAAGCGCGTGAACGACACCTTCGGGCATGACGTGGGCGATCAGGTGCTGCAACGCGTGGCCAGCGTCCTGCAGCGCGAGGTCGGCCATCAGGGCAGCGTGGCCCGCTGGGGCGGTGAGGAATTCCTGATCCTGCTGGAAACCAGCGACCCACCCGTGGTCCGCGCGGTCGCCGGGCAGGCTTGGCACGCCGTACGCACGGGCGGCGTGCTGGGCCTCCCGGCTGTCACCACCAGTCTGGGCGTGGCGAGTTCCGGTGAGGTCGTCTCGGTCAGCGACCTGCTACGCATCGCGGACCGCCGCCTGTACCAGGCCAAGGACGCCGGGCGGGACCGCGTGCAACTCGGCCCGGCCCTGTACGCCCGCGCGCCTTCCGACGCGGCCGGCAAGACCCGGCCAGTCCCCACCGCGCCAGCCAGTACCACGCCACGCGAACAGAACCTCTGATCCGCGTGGCCTGCCGGCCGGCGCCTCTCAGCGTGGTGCGCTCAGGGCGTCCAGTGGCGTGCGGGTGTGGTGCAGGAAGCGGGCCAGGAGCAGCGCGGCGGTACACATCAGTCCCACGCACAGCCCGAACCACAGGCCGCGCGGGCCCAGGCCCAGGCCGAAGGCCAGCAGCACGCCGCTGCCCAAGCCCACGATCCAGTACGCGCCCAGCGAGATCAGCATGGGCACGCGGGTGTCCTGAAGACCGCGCAGCGAGGCGGCCATGCTGACCTGAAGGCCGTCGAAGGCCTGGAACAGCGTGGCGATCAGCAGGAACGCGGCGGCCTGCGCGATCAGGCGGGCGTTGGCGGGGTCCTGCACGTTCACGAATACACCGATGACTGCACGGGGCGTGAACACATACGAGAGGCTGACGAGCAGCATGATCAGCACGGCGATCCCGCCGCCCAGCAGGCCCACCCGGCGGGCCGCGAGCGGGTTGCCCGCACCGTGGTGGTGGGCGACGCGGATGCCGGTGGCGGTTGCCAGTC
The DNA window shown above is from Deinococcus aquaticus and carries:
- a CDS encoding glycerol-3-phosphate dehydrogenase/oxidase is translated as MTTQPRITDPRTDALRAATTDQTWDLLVIGGGASGLGTAVEAATRGYRVLLLESHDYAKGTSSRSTKLVHGGVRYLAQGNVSLVREALHERGLLKQNAPHLVHDLGFLIAAYKWWAAPFYGIGLKMYDLLAGKLNLKASRYVNKAQALERTPTLKKQALKGGILYFDGQFDDARLAITLLRTLENHGGVALNHAPVVGLIREGGKITGARFRDQETGQEHAVHARTVVNATGVFVDDVRRMENPAVKPMLSPSQGVHVVVDRRFLPGDSAIMVPRTDDGRVLFAVPWHDHVVIGTTDTPLPEASVEPRALPEEVEFILKTAAQYLDPAPTRADVRSVYAGLRPLVKAAEGTDTKSLSRDHVIRISDGGLITLTGGKWTTYRRMGEDTVNRAAAQAGLPQRLSLTAGLKLHGAAAPDTHQADHWQVYGTDAAHIQALPGADTPLHPELPYTEAEVRWAARAEQARTAEDVLSRRLRALLLNARASIEAAPRVTAILAEELGRDAAWQDAQVQAYRELASGYVLN
- a CDS encoding GGDEF domain-containing protein — its product is MLPQTPHQPTSRAQEPLRRRVYVAVCLLAAAALLVIVLTDLGRGQVEPGTAAGLALCLGVAGLLQFSRLPWLLVDYTVLLGASGIVVTQLLHLLGTQEPIPLRTYFPGVFLVIAAFSVLPVRAALAYTAALLAIFAGLSVATGSDVVLLGELTLASLLIAHLSYFGRQVSAERARSEEQYRLSRTDVLTGLENRRGMYERIQQAFSRSLNSEGAEFTVMLADIDYFKRVNDTFGHDVGDQVLQRVASVLQREVGHQGSVARWGGEEFLILLETSDPPVVRAVAGQAWHAVRTGGVLGLPAVTTSLGVASSGEVVSVSDLLRIADRRLYQAKDAGRDRVQLGPALYARAPSDAAGKTRPVPTAPASTTPREQNL